One region of Salvia miltiorrhiza cultivar Shanhuang (shh) chromosome 3, IMPLAD_Smil_shh, whole genome shotgun sequence genomic DNA includes:
- the LOC131017309 gene encoding uncharacterized protein LOC131017309 isoform X1 — protein sequence MLPAVGVDDGGDGSGGELAVTETKISPKIGSSQKMYRLNRLNSPNHLAAAAAVLRTNISHFSPASTAGISDTGNTYARNRGKKLTELSRSVVMLTCDSSADGGICNVYLVGSNHDCPKSWEEVRAAVRFLKPEVVFLELCSNREYLLRRERIKVPTMREMVEMWKKNYKLSWILYHWYTTKRGSRLEVEDDGEFMAANDEAKKYGAKVILGDRLIDITNQRYIAKTSIWQFLTVQFNECSLPNDIVEKASNGKYNAHAVHRFNQELAKSYPIWAEIYIHERDLYMSAKILDVARKHKSVVAVVGKAHVPGIQKNWKQPVDVEQLLTISGQDN from the exons ACCAAAATTTCGCCCAAAATCGGAAGTAGCCAAAAGATGTACAGATTAAACCGTCTCAATTCCCCCAATCacctcgccgccgccgccgccgtgctCAGAACGAATATCAGTCACTTCTCTCCCGCATCGACAGCCGGAATCAGTGATACCGGCAATACTTATGCGAGGAATAGGGGAAAAAAGCTGACGGAGCTCTCGAGGAGTGTGGTGATGCTCACTTGCGACTCATCTGCAGACGGCGGCATCTGCAATGTTTACTTGGTCGGATCCAATCACGATTGTCCG AAATCCTGGGAAGAAGTTAGGGCAGCGGTCCGATTCTTGAAACCAGAG GTTGTTTTCCTAGAATTGTGCTCTAATCGCGAATATTTACTTAGGCGTGAAAGAATCAAG GTTCCGACTATGAGAGAAATGGTGGAAATGTGGaagaaaaattataaacttTCTTGGATTCTTTACCATTGGTATACGACTAAG CGTGGGAGTCGATTAGAAGTTGAAGATGATGGAGAATTTATGGCAGCAAATGATGAAGCCAAGAAATATGGTGCCAAGGTTATACTTGGGGATCGACTCATTGAT aTTACAAACCAGAGATATATTGCCAAGACGTCTATTTGGCAATTTCTCACCGTTCAATTTAATGAATGTTCATTACCAAATGATATTGTGGAGAAG GCGAGCAACGG AAAGTATAATGCTCATGCGGTCCATCGATTTAATCAAGAGTTGGCCAAAAGCTATCCTATTTGGGCGGAAATATATATCCATGAGCGTGACCT ATATATGTCGGCCAAGATATTAGATGTTGCCCGCAAGCATAAATCGGTGGTAGCTGTGGTGGGAAAGGCCCATGTACCAGGAATCCAGAAGAACTGGAAACAACCTGTTGAC GTGGAGCAACTTCTTACCATCAGTGGGCAAGATAATTAG
- the LOC131017311 gene encoding uncharacterized protein LOC131017311 isoform X1, producing MYILNRLNSANHLAAAAAVLRTNISHFSPAATAGISDTRNSYARNRGKKLTELSRSVVMLTCDSSADGGICNVYLIGSNHACPKSWEEIRAAVRFLKPEVVFLELCSSRDYLLGREEIKVPTMREMVEKWKKNQKLSWILFDWYTTKRWSRLEVEDDGDFQAANDEAKKYGAKVILGDRPIDITNQRYIAKTSICQFVTFGIEGIPVNLPNEIWEKLINGKYDAHAVQRYNQEKAKIDPAWAEIYVHERDLYMSAKILDVARKHKLVVAVVGKAHIPGIQKNWKQPVDVEQLLTIPIEKRTISLMGMIISSIAGVAIVYGIYLSNKN from the exons ATGTACATATTAAACCGTCTCAATTCGGCCAATCacctcgccgccgccgccgccgtgctCAGAACGAATATCAGTCACTTCTCTCCCGCAGCGACAGCCGGAATCAGTGATACCCGCAATTCTTATGCGAGGAATAGGGGAAAAAAGCTGACGGAGCTCTCGAGGAGTGTGGTGATGCTGACTTGCGACTCATCTGCAGACGGCGGCATCTGCAATGTTTACTTGATCGGATCCAATCACGCTTGTCCG AAATCCTGGGAAGAAATTAGGGCAGCGGTGCGATTCTTGAAACCAGAG GTTGTTTTCCTAGAATTGTGCTCTAGTCGTGATTATCTTCTTGGGCGTGAAGAAATCAAG GTTCCGACTATGAGAGAAATGGTGGAAAAGTGGAAGAAAAATCAAAAACTTTCTTGGATTCTTTTCGATTGGTATACGACTAAG CGTTGGAGTCGATTAGAAGTTGAAGATGATGGAGATTTTCAGGCAGCAAATGATGAAGCCAAGAAATATGGTGCCAAAGTTATACTTGGCGATCGACCCATTGAT ATTACAAATCAGAGATATATTGCCAAGACGTCTATTTGCCAATTCGTCACCTTTGGAATTGAAGGAATTCCCGTTAATTTACCAAATGAAATCTGGGAGAAG CTAATCAACGGAAAGTATGATGCTCACGCGGTCCAACGATATAATCAAGAGAAGGCCAAGATCGATCCTGCTTGGGCAGAAATATATGTCCATGAGCGTGACCT ATATATGTCGGCCAAGATACTAGATGTTGCCCGCAAACATAAATTGGTGGTAGCTGTGGTGGGAAAGGCCCATATACCAGGAATCCAGAAGAACTGGAAACAACCTGTTGAC GTGGAGCAACTTCTTACCATACCAATTGAAAAAAGGACAATATCATTAATGGGCATGATAATTAGTTCTATCGCAGGGGTTGCCATAGTTTACGGCATTTATCTCTCCAACAAGAATTAG
- the LOC131017310 gene encoding uncharacterized protein LOC131017310 isoform X2 yields the protein MYGLSRLNSANHISAAAAVYPKRLLRTSIGHSSPAVTAGISDSRNTFARKRGEKPTELSRSVVMLTCDSSADGGVCNVYLVGSSHDCPIVFLELCSIRASILTEKTKAPTMREMVELWKKNKKLLWILNYWYICKCDLFKIIRLCGDFRAANEEAKKYGAKVILGDRPQDITDHRYIAKTSIWQYLATVTKGLKISLPKDIFDKLSEPKYDAHAIHQHNQEIANNYPIWNEIYVHERDLYMSAKILDVARKHKSVVAVVGMGHVPGIQKNWKQPVDVEQLLTIPNDKKTISVGKMLSFVTGVAIVYGIYLSIKN from the exons ATGTACGGATTAAGCCGTCTCAATTCCGCCAATCacatctccgccgccgccgccgtatATCCGAAACGGTTGCTCAGAACAAGTATCGGTCACTCCTCTCCAGCAGTGACAGCTGGAATTAGTGACAGCCGCAATACTTTTGCGAGGAAAAGGGGGGAAAAGCCGACGGAGCTCTCGAGGAGTGTGGTGATGCTCACTTGCGATTCATCTGCAGACGGAGGCGTTTGCAATGTTTATTTGGTCGGATCCAGTCACGATTGTCCG ATTGTTTTCCTAGAATTGTGCTCTATTCGCGCATCTATTCTCACGGAAAAAACGAAG GCTCCAACCATGAGAGAAATGGTGGAATTgtggaagaaaaataaaaaacttctTTGGATCCTTAACTATTGGTATATTTGTAAG TGTGATCTATTTAAAATTATACGTCTCTGTGGAGATTTCCGGGCAGCAAATGAGGAAGCCAAGAAATATGGTGCCAAGGTTATACTTGGTGATCGACCACAAGAT aTTACAGATCATAGGTATATTGCCAAGACATCTATTTGGCAATATCTCGCCACAGTTACTAAAGGACTTAAAATTTCATTACCAAAGGATATTTTCGACAAG TTGAGCGAGCCAAAGTATGATGCTCATGCGATCCATCAACATAATCAAGAGATAGCCAACAACTATCCTATTTGGAATGAAATATATGTCCATGAGCGCGACCT ATATATGTCAGCCAAGATACTAGACGTTGCCCGCAAACATAAATCAGTGGTAGCTGTTGTGGGAATGGGCCATGTACCAGGAATCCAGAAGAACTGGAAACAACCTGTTGAC GTGGAACAACTTCTTACCATACCAAATGACAAAAAGACAATATCAGTGGGCAAGATGCTTAGTTTTGTCACAGGGGTTGCCATAGTTTATGGCATTTATCTCTCCATCAAGAACTAG
- the LOC131017309 gene encoding uncharacterized protein LOC131017309 isoform X2 — MLPAVGVDDGGDGSGGELAVTETKISPKIGSSQKMYRLNRLNSPNHLAAAAAVLRTNISHFSPASTAGISDTGNTYARNRGKKLTELSRSVVMLTCDSSADGGICNVYLVGSNHDCPKSWEEVRAAVVFLELCSNREYLLRRERIKVPTMREMVEMWKKNYKLSWILYHWYTTKRGSRLEVEDDGEFMAANDEAKKYGAKVILGDRLIDITNQRYIAKTSIWQFLTVQFNECSLPNDIVEKASNGKYNAHAVHRFNQELAKSYPIWAEIYIHERDLYMSAKILDVARKHKSVVAVVGKAHVPGIQKNWKQPVDVEQLLTISGQDN, encoded by the exons ACCAAAATTTCGCCCAAAATCGGAAGTAGCCAAAAGATGTACAGATTAAACCGTCTCAATTCCCCCAATCacctcgccgccgccgccgccgtgctCAGAACGAATATCAGTCACTTCTCTCCCGCATCGACAGCCGGAATCAGTGATACCGGCAATACTTATGCGAGGAATAGGGGAAAAAAGCTGACGGAGCTCTCGAGGAGTGTGGTGATGCTCACTTGCGACTCATCTGCAGACGGCGGCATCTGCAATGTTTACTTGGTCGGATCCAATCACGATTGTCCG AAATCCTGGGAAGAAGTTAGGGCAGCG GTTGTTTTCCTAGAATTGTGCTCTAATCGCGAATATTTACTTAGGCGTGAAAGAATCAAG GTTCCGACTATGAGAGAAATGGTGGAAATGTGGaagaaaaattataaacttTCTTGGATTCTTTACCATTGGTATACGACTAAG CGTGGGAGTCGATTAGAAGTTGAAGATGATGGAGAATTTATGGCAGCAAATGATGAAGCCAAGAAATATGGTGCCAAGGTTATACTTGGGGATCGACTCATTGAT aTTACAAACCAGAGATATATTGCCAAGACGTCTATTTGGCAATTTCTCACCGTTCAATTTAATGAATGTTCATTACCAAATGATATTGTGGAGAAG GCGAGCAACGG AAAGTATAATGCTCATGCGGTCCATCGATTTAATCAAGAGTTGGCCAAAAGCTATCCTATTTGGGCGGAAATATATATCCATGAGCGTGACCT ATATATGTCGGCCAAGATATTAGATGTTGCCCGCAAGCATAAATCGGTGGTAGCTGTGGTGGGAAAGGCCCATGTACCAGGAATCCAGAAGAACTGGAAACAACCTGTTGAC GTGGAGCAACTTCTTACCATCAGTGGGCAAGATAATTAG
- the LOC131018243 gene encoding F-box/kelch-repeat protein At3g23880-like — METKNNLRSHHLPQEITEEILSRLPVKSLLRFRCVSKPWHSLIDSKRFIKTHLQNSSRNPSLARHKVLFFSGAKLWQRSVYGSSDTKSLELEFRGRFNSIVGCCNGLVCLLLNEQFVLWNPSARISKKLPHPQPPHVGGETGYRCYTGYGFGWDESSDDHKVFATGVRNMCMIYSLKSDSWKEVNGDLWKSCANHMGEFASGNLHWESRNEGEMVSFDLKREVFEVVELPEPCIGVIGERLAVYERCRSLRCVDIWMMKEYGVKESWEKVVILDLMSRLLLTGVEMRTE; from the coding sequence ATGGAGACCAAAAACAATCTCCGATCTCACCATCTCCCCCAAGAAATCACCGAAGAAATACTGTCAAGACTCCCGGTGAAATCACTCCTCAGATTCAGGTGCGTTTCGAAACCATGGCACTCTTTAATCGACAGCAAACGATTCATCAAAACCCATCTTCAAAATTCGTCGAGAAACCCTAGTTTAGCCCGCCACAAGGTTTTGTTTTTCAGTGGAGCAAAACTGTGGCAACGATCTGTGTACGGTAGCTCAGATACTAAATCTTTAGAACTAGAATTCCGAGGCCGTTTTAACTCTATTGTAGGTTGCTGCAATGGGCTGGTTTGTCTTCTACTGAATGAACAGTTTGTGTTGTGGAACCCATCCGCCAGAATCTCCAAGAAACTGCCTCACCCTCAGCCTCCTCACGTAGGCGGTGAGACAGGTTACAGATGTTACACCGGTTATGGGTTCGGTTGGGATGAATCGAGTGACGATCACAAGGTATTTGCAACTGGCGTCAGGAACATGTGCATGATATATAGTTTGAAGAGTGATTCATGGAAGGAAGTGAATGGAGATTTGTGGAAGAGCTGTGCTAATCATATGGGGGAGTTTGCGAGTGGGAATCTTCACTGGGAGAGCAGGAATGAAGGGGAGATGGTTAGTTTCGACTTGAAGAGAGAGGTGTTCGAGGTGGTGGAGCTGCCCGAGCCGTGTATAGGGGTGATTGGGGAACGCCTTGCGGTGTACGAGCGGTGTAGGAGTCTGCGTTGCGTGGATATTTGGATGATGAAGGAATATGGGGTGAAGGAATCTTGGGAGAAAGTGGTGATTCTTGATCTTATGAGTCGTCTGTTATTGACGGGTGTAGAAATGCGGACAGAGTAA
- the LOC131017310 gene encoding uncharacterized protein LOC131017310 isoform X1 has translation MYGLSRLNSANHISAAAAVYPKRLLRTSIGHSSPAVTAGISDSRNTFARKRGEKPTELSRSVVMLTCDSSADGGVCNVYLVGSSHDCPRSWQEVRAAMQFLKPEIVFLELCSIRASILTEKTKAPTMREMVELWKKNKKLLWILNYWYICKCDLFKIIRLCGDFRAANEEAKKYGAKVILGDRPQDITDHRYIAKTSIWQYLATVTKGLKISLPKDIFDKLSEPKYDAHAIHQHNQEIANNYPIWNEIYVHERDLYMSAKILDVARKHKSVVAVVGMGHVPGIQKNWKQPVDVEQLLTIPNDKKTISVGKMLSFVTGVAIVYGIYLSIKN, from the exons ATGTACGGATTAAGCCGTCTCAATTCCGCCAATCacatctccgccgccgccgccgtatATCCGAAACGGTTGCTCAGAACAAGTATCGGTCACTCCTCTCCAGCAGTGACAGCTGGAATTAGTGACAGCCGCAATACTTTTGCGAGGAAAAGGGGGGAAAAGCCGACGGAGCTCTCGAGGAGTGTGGTGATGCTCACTTGCGATTCATCTGCAGACGGAGGCGTTTGCAATGTTTATTTGGTCGGATCCAGTCACGATTGTCCG AGATCTTGGCAAGAAGTTAGGGCTGCGATGCAATTCTTGAAACCAGAG ATTGTTTTCCTAGAATTGTGCTCTATTCGCGCATCTATTCTCACGGAAAAAACGAAG GCTCCAACCATGAGAGAAATGGTGGAATTgtggaagaaaaataaaaaacttctTTGGATCCTTAACTATTGGTATATTTGTAAG TGTGATCTATTTAAAATTATACGTCTCTGTGGAGATTTCCGGGCAGCAAATGAGGAAGCCAAGAAATATGGTGCCAAGGTTATACTTGGTGATCGACCACAAGAT aTTACAGATCATAGGTATATTGCCAAGACATCTATTTGGCAATATCTCGCCACAGTTACTAAAGGACTTAAAATTTCATTACCAAAGGATATTTTCGACAAG TTGAGCGAGCCAAAGTATGATGCTCATGCGATCCATCAACATAATCAAGAGATAGCCAACAACTATCCTATTTGGAATGAAATATATGTCCATGAGCGCGACCT ATATATGTCAGCCAAGATACTAGACGTTGCCCGCAAACATAAATCAGTGGTAGCTGTTGTGGGAATGGGCCATGTACCAGGAATCCAGAAGAACTGGAAACAACCTGTTGAC GTGGAACAACTTCTTACCATACCAAATGACAAAAAGACAATATCAGTGGGCAAGATGCTTAGTTTTGTCACAGGGGTTGCCATAGTTTATGGCATTTATCTCTCCATCAAGAACTAG